The Paenibacillus sp. FSL H7-0357 nucleotide sequence AATCCGTGCGAACAGTTTGTCCAGACGTTCCGCCGTCTCTTTCACAGACGCCATCGGCATGTTGGCTGTCTGCATGAAGGCCCATAGCTGCTCCAGCTTGCCCGAGCATTCCTTCACATCCAGACGCTCAAAGCAGCTGATCACCTCGTGCTCCTGTTCCCACGGAACGGATAACGATTCAGGGGTAAGCCCCGGCACGACTTCCGGGAAACGAGCAGACTGGACACAGCCATAATAGTGGCGGTCCAGCATGGATAAATTCAGCAGCCAGCCGGCCGTCAACCCGGAGGCAGATGCTATGGATCGGCAAATGACGGGGAACCCCTCATATGCCGTCTCACGAATGGGTCCACGGAGCTGCGCCGTTGCACCGCGAGCCGCTTCTCCGGGCCAGACAAAAAACGTCGTCTGCCCCATATGCGTAAACCGGCAGCTGCGCACAGCTTCACCGGTACCCGGAGGCAGCAGATGCTGAAGCTCCTCAACATGCAGCAGCCGGGAACCGTTCAATACAGAAACCAGCAGCAGTCCAGGCGAGGCCTCCAGCAGCCGGCGGAATCCCTCCAGTCTGCCCGCCTCGTAAGGGTACAGCTCTTTGCCGTACATTTCCCGCCACAGGCAATCGGCATATTCATGGAAGGACTGCCATTGCAGGCGGTGCTGCTGCTCTGCCTGCTTCACCAGCCCGGCCTTAGCCTTATTGAGTGCCTGCAGCAGTTCCTCATCACTCATGGATAACTTGAGGATATAACCGGAGGCGCCGTGCTCCAGCGCCAGCCTGGCGTATTCAAATTCTCCTGCGCAGGTAAGCATGATGAATGAGCCTTCGAAACCTTTGGCGCGTGCGGCCTGCAGCAGCTCCAGACCATCCATGTAGGGCATAAATATATCTGATACCACAATGTCAGGTTGATGCTCCGCCATCAACTCCAGCGCCTCCTGCCCGTGCGATGCTTCACCGGCAATGGTGAACCCATGCTCCTCCCAGCGTATCGCCTGGCGGATCGAGCGGCGGACGAACGGCTCATCCTCAACCAGAAGTATTTTCCACATGGTGATCCCCCTCTTCATAAGGCGATGAATTCAGCAGCGGAATATCCAGTACAGCAACCGTTCCCTGCGGCAACGGGAGGAGAAGCAGCTCCCCCCGGCCCTTATACAGCAGCAGAATCCGTTCTCTCAGGTTGCTGAGTCCGATGCCCTTACGCCGTCTCTTGCCCGAGGCAGCCGCCCCCTGCTCCAGCCCCTGCCCGTTGTCCCCGATCTCCACCCGCAGCCTGTCACCCGTGCCGATTATCAGAATGGTGATCCTTCCACCATCCTTCATGTGCACCAGACCGTGATAGATCGCATTCTCCACTAGCGGCTGAAGGCTGAATTTGGGAATCAGCGCATACTCCAGCCCATCGCCGATCCGGTAATCGACAGTGAACCGGTGATCATAACGGAAGGACTGGATATAGACATAGGCCCGGATCAACTCTATTTCTTCTTTTAGGAAGACCAGATCGGCATCACTGTTCAGTCCTGACTCCAGCAGTTTTCCAAGATTCTGGCAGATCTCCGAGGTGCCGGTGTCACCGTGGCCCCGGGCATTCCACTTGATTGTATTCAGCGTGTTCAGCAAAAAGTGCGGATTCATCTGTGACATCAGCATCTGGAAGCGGATCGCCTCCTTTTGCCGTTCCTCCATGCGCAGCCGCTCTATAAGCTTCCGGATATCACCGGTCATCAGATTGAAGGCGCGGGCCAGACTCAGCAGCTCACCTCTATATTTACGTTCGGGAATGCTGACATTCAAATTTTTGTCGACGAGCTCGCTCATTTTTTTCTGCAAATTGTGCAGCGGACGGACTGTGGACGACACGATGGCATACATGATCAGGACAAAGATGGCTCCTGTGACCAAAAGCGACACCATCACCTGCCGCTTCATCGCCTCAATGTTGCCGGAGAGCGCTTCCAGTGGAAAGCGGTTGATGAGATACCAATCCATATTGGGCAGATAAA carries:
- a CDS encoding response regulator transcription factor, whose amino-acid sequence is MWKILLVEDEPFVRRSIRQAIRWEEHGFTIAGEASHGQEALELMAEHQPDIVVSDIFMPYMDGLELLQAARAKGFEGSFIMLTCAGEFEYARLALEHGASGYILKLSMSDEELLQALNKAKAGLVKQAEQQHRLQWQSFHEYADCLWREMYGKELYPYEAGRLEGFRRLLEASPGLLLVSVLNGSRLLHVEELQHLLPPGTGEAVRSCRFTHMGQTTFFVWPGEAARGATAQLRGPIRETAYEGFPVICRSIASASGLTAGWLLNLSMLDRHYYGCVQSARFPEVVPGLTPESLSVPWEQEHEVISCFERLDVKECSGKLEQLWAFMQTANMPMASVKETAERLDKLFARISGKNAEPPGPLLDAERHSGLLEQMDRRMRAYAKGLSRVRLPETDHPEINTMIRYLLQHYDQDISLQAMAHYVKMDENYLSGLFKKKTGQTFINYLQHIRVNEAKFYLEQTVLTVAEIGERVGFANPSYFFKIFKRWTGLTPNEYRLQRKGQEAKS
- a CDS encoding sensor histidine kinase, with translation MGRRLSWLWPASLKNRLFISILLFVLIPSAFLQTRSITKLETMMKDNISQQNTAQLAFLKNNIESLKFGVLGAMLQLERDPNLKARLGRSGQESGEDRKLQIENTLLLVKQRLMNAVVPVHITLLDKQGQVYNTLEEGLTVLPVRGSEILQQPGFSALVSSSESYLWTVHEPDYLLSSALPGTQLFSLFAKLQDTEGGTFAYLRISLDMKTWLNSITNGFQVKQTYYLLDGKGQPILMERNDRIAQQLHGMLAAFKQDSARYFTDPNGLFIYNGIYLPNMDWYLINRFPLEALSGNIEAMKRQVMVSLLVTGAIFVLIMYAIVSSTVRPLHNLQKKMSELVDKNLNVSIPERKYRGELLSLARAFNLMTGDIRKLIERLRMEERQKEAIRFQMLMSQMNPHFLLNTLNTIKWNARGHGDTGTSEICQNLGKLLESGLNSDADLVFLKEEIELIRAYVYIQSFRYDHRFTVDYRIGDGLEYALIPKFSLQPLVENAIYHGLVHMKDGGRITILIIGTGDRLRVEIGDNGQGLEQGAAASGKRRRKGIGLSNLRERILLLYKGRGELLLLPLPQGTVAVLDIPLLNSSPYEEGDHHVENTSG